In a single window of the Elaeis guineensis isolate ETL-2024a chromosome 4, EG11, whole genome shotgun sequence genome:
- the LOC140850786 gene encoding transmembrane 9 superfamily member 2-like isoform X2, producing the protein MKIQWAVLLVLLLVCDWRVKADGSDHRYKEGDRVPLYANKVGPFHNPSETYRYYDLPFCSPDHVIEKKEALGEVLNGDRLVDAPYELNFREDRESTTICEKSLSEKDIAKLRNAVAKDYYFQMYYDDLPFWGFIGKVDKDNLDPSEYKYLLFKHIHFDIFYNDDRVIEISVQTDPNLTVDITEDKAVDVMFAYSVTWKNTDIPFEKRMEKYSKSSSLPQHLEIHWFSIINSCVTVLLLTGFLATILMRVLKNDFVKYSHDEESLEDQEETGWKYIHGDVFRFPKYKSLFSAVIGSGTQLLTLAMFIFLLALVGVFYPYNRGALFTALVVIYALTSGIAGYIATSFYLQLEGTNWVRNLLLTGCLFCGPLFLTFCFLNTVAIAYNATAALPFGTILVILLIWTLVTSPLLVLGGIAGKNSKTEFQAPCRTTKYPREIPQLPWYRGTVPQMAMAGFLPFSAIYIELYYIFASVWGHKIYTIYSILFIVFIILIIVTAFITVALTYFQLAVEDHEWWWSHSSWNCGNMWQMIERLREIHKDDHPLTIIFQFHPASFCSSLCSLMLKFSLGKQECHVLQVIWNSQG; encoded by the exons ATGAAGATACAATGGGCAGTTCTGCTGGTCCTGTTGTTGGTTTGTGATTGGAGAGTTAAAGCGGATGGGTCGGATCACAGGTATAAGGAAGGAGATCGTGTCCCTCTGTATGCCAACAAGGTGGGACCTTTTCACAACCCAAG TGAGACATATCGTTACTATGATTTGCCATTTTGTTCACCAG ATCACGTGATTGAGAAGAAGGAAGCACTTGGAGAGGTTCTAAATGGTGATCGTTTGGTTGATGCACCATATGAGTTGAACTTTCGGGAAGACAGAGAGTCGACAACTATTTGTGAAAAATCCTTGTCAGAAAAAGATATCGCAAAGCTTAGAAATGCAGTTGCAAAAGACTACTACTTTCAGATGTACTATGATGACTTGCCCTTTTGGGGATTCATTGGGAAGGTTGACAAGGATAATCTTGACCCAAGCGAGTACAAATACTTGCTATTTAAACACATCCACTTCGATATTTTCTACAATGATGACCGTGTTATAGAAATAAGTGTCCAAACTGACCCAAATTTAACTGTGGATATTACGGAGGATAAGGCAGTTGATGTCATGTTTGCATACTCTGTGACATGGAAAAATACTGATATTCCTTTTGAGAAAAGAATGGAAAAATATTCAAAATCTTCTTCACTGCCCCAACACCTAGAGATCCATTGGTTTTCTATAATTAATTCGTGTGTAACAGTCCTTCTTCTAACTGGGTTTCTGGCTACAATTCTCATGCGTGTGCTCAAGAATGACTTCGTCAA ATACTCGCATGATGAAGAATCTCTTGAAGACCAAGAAGAAACTGGATGGAAGTATATTCATGGGGATGTCTTTCGATTTCCAAAGTACAAGTCCTTGTTTTCAGCTGTTATTGGATCTGGAACTCAGCTCTTAACCCT TGCAATGTTCATCTTCCTCCTTGCACTAGTTGGAGTGTTCTATCCTTACAACAGGGGAGCTCTTTTCACAGCTCTGGTTGTCATATATGCTCTAACCTCTGGTATTGCTGGTTACATAGCTACCTCCTTCTATCTGCAACTAGAAGGGACCAACTGG GTGAGGAATTTGTTATTGACAGGCTGCTTGTTCTGTGGGCCGCTGTTCTTAACATTTTGCTTCCTTAATACTGTTGCCATTGCATACAATGCAACTGCGGCCTTACCTTTCGGTACTATCCTTGTGATTCTTCTCATATGGACACTGGTAACTTCTCCTTTGCTTGTGTTGGGTGGAATTGCTGGTAAGAACAGCAAGACAGAATTCCAAGCTCCATGCCGCACCACAAAGTATCCTAGAGAAATTCCTCAGTTACCATGGTACAGAGGGACTGTTCCTCAGATGGCAATGGCAGGATTTCTTCCTTTCAGTGCAATCTACATTGAGCTGTACTACATATTTGCTAGTGTGTGGGGTCACAAAATTTACACCATATACAGCATCCTTTTTATTGTTTTCATCATTCTCATCATTGTTACCGCATTTATCACGGTGGCATTGACATATTTCCAGCTTGCTGTTGAGGACCATGAATGGTGGTGGAG CCACTCTAGCTGGAATTGTGGAAATATGTGGCAGATGATTGAAAGGCTGAGAGAAATTCATAAAGATGATCACCCTCTGACAATTATTTTTCAATTCCATCCTGCCAGCTTTTGCTCAAGCTTATGTTCCCTGATGCTCAAATTTTCCTTAGGAAAGCAGGAATGCCATGTGCTTCAAG TAATCTGGAACAGTCAAGGATAA
- the LOC140850786 gene encoding transmembrane 9 superfamily member 2-like isoform X1, with product MKIQWAVLLVLLLVCDWRVKADGSDHRYKEGDRVPLYANKVGPFHNPSETYRYYDLPFCSPDHVIEKKEALGEVLNGDRLVDAPYELNFREDRESTTICEKSLSEKDIAKLRNAVAKDYYFQMYYDDLPFWGFIGKVDKDNLDPSEYKYLLFKHIHFDIFYNDDRVIEISVQTDPNLTVDITEDKAVDVMFAYSVTWKNTDIPFEKRMEKYSKSSSLPQHLEIHWFSIINSCVTVLLLTGFLATILMRVLKNDFVKYSHDEESLEDQEETGWKYIHGDVFRFPKYKSLFSAVIGSGTQLLTLAMFIFLLALVGVFYPYNRGALFTALVVIYALTSGIAGYIATSFYLQLEGTNWVRNLLLTGCLFCGPLFLTFCFLNTVAIAYNATAALPFGTILVILLIWTLVTSPLLVLGGIAGKNSKTEFQAPCRTTKYPREIPQLPWYRGTVPQMAMAGFLPFSAIYIELYYIFASVWGHKIYTIYSILFIVFIILIIVTAFITVALTYFQLAVEDHEWWWRSVLCGGSTGIFIFFYCLYYYHARSDMSGFMQTSFFFGYMACICYGFFLMLGTVGFRASLLFVQHIYRSIKCE from the exons ATGAAGATACAATGGGCAGTTCTGCTGGTCCTGTTGTTGGTTTGTGATTGGAGAGTTAAAGCGGATGGGTCGGATCACAGGTATAAGGAAGGAGATCGTGTCCCTCTGTATGCCAACAAGGTGGGACCTTTTCACAACCCAAG TGAGACATATCGTTACTATGATTTGCCATTTTGTTCACCAG ATCACGTGATTGAGAAGAAGGAAGCACTTGGAGAGGTTCTAAATGGTGATCGTTTGGTTGATGCACCATATGAGTTGAACTTTCGGGAAGACAGAGAGTCGACAACTATTTGTGAAAAATCCTTGTCAGAAAAAGATATCGCAAAGCTTAGAAATGCAGTTGCAAAAGACTACTACTTTCAGATGTACTATGATGACTTGCCCTTTTGGGGATTCATTGGGAAGGTTGACAAGGATAATCTTGACCCAAGCGAGTACAAATACTTGCTATTTAAACACATCCACTTCGATATTTTCTACAATGATGACCGTGTTATAGAAATAAGTGTCCAAACTGACCCAAATTTAACTGTGGATATTACGGAGGATAAGGCAGTTGATGTCATGTTTGCATACTCTGTGACATGGAAAAATACTGATATTCCTTTTGAGAAAAGAATGGAAAAATATTCAAAATCTTCTTCACTGCCCCAACACCTAGAGATCCATTGGTTTTCTATAATTAATTCGTGTGTAACAGTCCTTCTTCTAACTGGGTTTCTGGCTACAATTCTCATGCGTGTGCTCAAGAATGACTTCGTCAA ATACTCGCATGATGAAGAATCTCTTGAAGACCAAGAAGAAACTGGATGGAAGTATATTCATGGGGATGTCTTTCGATTTCCAAAGTACAAGTCCTTGTTTTCAGCTGTTATTGGATCTGGAACTCAGCTCTTAACCCT TGCAATGTTCATCTTCCTCCTTGCACTAGTTGGAGTGTTCTATCCTTACAACAGGGGAGCTCTTTTCACAGCTCTGGTTGTCATATATGCTCTAACCTCTGGTATTGCTGGTTACATAGCTACCTCCTTCTATCTGCAACTAGAAGGGACCAACTGG GTGAGGAATTTGTTATTGACAGGCTGCTTGTTCTGTGGGCCGCTGTTCTTAACATTTTGCTTCCTTAATACTGTTGCCATTGCATACAATGCAACTGCGGCCTTACCTTTCGGTACTATCCTTGTGATTCTTCTCATATGGACACTGGTAACTTCTCCTTTGCTTGTGTTGGGTGGAATTGCTGGTAAGAACAGCAAGACAGAATTCCAAGCTCCATGCCGCACCACAAAGTATCCTAGAGAAATTCCTCAGTTACCATGGTACAGAGGGACTGTTCCTCAGATGGCAATGGCAGGATTTCTTCCTTTCAGTGCAATCTACATTGAGCTGTACTACATATTTGCTAGTGTGTGGGGTCACAAAATTTACACCATATACAGCATCCTTTTTATTGTTTTCATCATTCTCATCATTGTTACCGCATTTATCACGGTGGCATTGACATATTTCCAGCTTGCTGTTGAGGACCATGAATGGTGGTGGAG GTCTGTTCTTTGTGGTGGTTCCACTGGTATATTCATCTTCTTCTACTGCTTATACTACTATCATGCAAGATCAGATATGTCTGGTTTTATGCAGACATCGTTCTTTTTTGGTTACATGGCTTGCATCTGCTATGGATTCTTCCTCATGTTGGGGACCGTTGGATTCCGTGCTTCCTTGCTATTTGTGCAGCATATATATCGTTCGATCAAATGCGAGTAG